From the Kitasatospora viridis genome, one window contains:
- a CDS encoding glycosyltransferase 87 family protein → MRPHGTPARIVVLLAAVGLSAVFLTVIPGHGWFDVRIYWEAVRLWQHGGRIYDYQRTGTNYGFTYPPFAAVCMAPLAVLGWPAAVVLNLALSLLAGAALLHWLVVPVLRRRGWSGWYGVGLAGCLFAVLNPVRDTFSLGQVNLLLLALVFADLRSLRRGSRFAGVGIGLATAVKLTPGLFVGYLLLTGRRREALTAAGTALGATLVGFLAMPGQSRYFWTAALWDTGRIGSVPYVSNQSLLGLSARLVPEGAARPLWLLLVLPVLALWARRARRAADGGDERGGFALTGLTCCLVSPITWVHHLVWMLPALLVLVDAGWSAADPVRRRRLLWAAAGICVLLTSGLVWLWRFGAHGVGGLLGANAYVLATLALLPGLPLCGVTEGQTRSDQELLTA, encoded by the coding sequence GTGAGGCCGCACGGCACCCCGGCGCGGATCGTCGTGCTGCTCGCGGCGGTCGGGCTCAGTGCCGTGTTCCTGACGGTGATCCCGGGGCACGGCTGGTTCGACGTGCGGATCTACTGGGAGGCGGTCCGGCTCTGGCAGCACGGCGGCCGGATCTACGACTACCAGCGGACCGGCACGAACTACGGCTTCACCTACCCGCCGTTCGCCGCCGTCTGCATGGCGCCGCTGGCGGTGCTCGGCTGGCCCGCGGCGGTCGTGCTGAACCTGGCGCTCAGCCTGCTGGCCGGCGCGGCGCTGCTGCACTGGCTGGTCGTTCCGGTCCTGCGCCGGCGGGGGTGGAGCGGCTGGTACGGGGTCGGGCTGGCGGGCTGCCTGTTCGCGGTGCTCAACCCGGTGCGGGACACCTTCAGTCTCGGGCAGGTCAACCTGCTGCTGCTGGCCCTGGTCTTCGCCGACCTGCGGAGTCTGCGGCGCGGCAGCCGGTTCGCCGGGGTCGGGATCGGCCTGGCCACCGCGGTCAAGCTGACGCCCGGACTCTTCGTCGGCTACCTGCTGCTGACGGGGCGTCGGCGGGAGGCGCTGACCGCCGCGGGCACCGCGCTGGGGGCGACGCTGGTCGGGTTCCTCGCGATGCCGGGCCAGTCCCGGTACTTCTGGACGGCGGCGCTGTGGGACACCGGCCGGATCGGTTCGGTGCCGTACGTCTCCAACCAGTCGCTGCTGGGCTTGTCGGCCCGGCTGGTTCCGGAGGGCGCGGCCCGGCCGCTCTGGCTGCTGCTGGTGCTGCCGGTGCTGGCCCTGTGGGCGCGGCGCGCGCGGCGGGCGGCGGACGGCGGCGACGAGCGCGGCGGTTTCGCGCTCACGGGGCTGACCTGTTGCCTGGTCAGCCCGATCACCTGGGTGCACCACCTGGTCTGGATGCTGCCCGCGCTGCTGGTGCTGGTGGACGCGGGCTGGTCGGCGGCGGATCCGGTCCGGCGGCGCCGGCTGCTCTGGGCCGCCGCCGGGATCTGCGTGCTGCTGACCAGCGGACTGGTCTGGCTCTGGCGGTTCGGCGCGCACGGGGTGGGCGGGCTGCTCGGCGCCAACGCGTACGTGCTGGCCACCCTCGCGCTGCTGCCGGGCCTGCCGTTGTGCGGTGTGACGGAGGGTCAGACTCGCTCGGATCAGGAACTCCTGACGGCCTGA
- a CDS encoding superoxide dismutase — translation MGAYTLPDLPYDYSALERAMSAEILELHHSKHHAAYVKGANDTLEQLAEARDKEQFGGLVGLQKTLAFHLSGHVLHSLFWQNLSPEGGDRPDGALADAVTEHFGSFDAFRKQLTAATVGVQGSGWGILSWEPLGKRLIVEQVYDHHGNVGQGSTPLLAFDAWEHAYYLQYRNVRPDYVTRLWDVVNWQDVSTRFAAATAG, via the coding sequence ATGGGCGCCTACACGCTGCCTGACCTGCCGTACGACTACTCCGCGCTGGAGCGCGCGATGTCGGCGGAGATCCTGGAACTGCACCACTCCAAGCACCACGCCGCCTACGTGAAGGGGGCCAACGACACCCTGGAGCAGCTGGCCGAGGCCCGCGACAAGGAGCAGTTCGGCGGTCTCGTCGGCCTGCAGAAGACCCTCGCCTTCCACCTCTCCGGCCACGTGCTGCACTCGCTCTTCTGGCAGAACCTCTCCCCGGAGGGCGGCGACCGGCCCGACGGCGCGCTGGCCGACGCCGTCACCGAGCACTTCGGCTCCTTCGACGCCTTCCGCAAGCAGCTCACCGCCGCCACCGTCGGCGTCCAGGGCTCCGGCTGGGGCATCCTCTCCTGGGAGCCGCTCGGCAAGCGCCTGATCGTCGAGCAGGTCTACGACCACCACGGCAACGTCGGCCAGGGCAGCACCCCGCTGCTCGCCTTCGACGCCTGGGAGCACGCCTACTACCTGCAGTACCGCAACGTCCGCCCCGACTACGTGACCCGCCTGTGGGACGTCGTCAACTGGCAGGACGTCAGCACCCGCTTCGCGGCGGCCACCGCGGGCTGA
- a CDS encoding DUF6011 domain-containing protein has translation MTDPLVELPERLLPQVTCRGCGRPLHDPESRMLRYGPGCRESVEPVRRREVAQEALPGL, from the coding sequence ATGACCGATCCACTCGTCGAGCTGCCCGAGCGGCTGCTGCCCCAGGTCACCTGCCGGGGCTGCGGCCGGCCGCTGCACGACCCCGAGTCGCGGATGCTGCGCTACGGGCCCGGCTGCCGCGAGTCGGTCGAGCCGGTGCGCCGGCGCGAGGTGGCCCAGGAGGCGCTGCCGGGGCTGTGA
- a CDS encoding pyridoxamine 5'-phosphate oxidase family protein — MTNSALGSAPGPDLTPEMCHGSAGEHELQRELGTEERAAQFYQRQVRPYLTQQMREFVARQTMVFLATADGHGACDASFRAGPPGFVQVLDAHTLAYPEYRGNGVMASAGNIAENPHLGLLFVDFTGDRIGLHINGTAQLRPDAALRTAYPELPLETAPGRKAEFWIRLSVDEAYIHCSKHIPHLQPVTPGTRMRRERPKDPDYFTGAPVPQPAPVDLTPFEPAPAPVEPQAPQTPPTPSWGRRPAEAARHSWRRVRRREV, encoded by the coding sequence ATGACCAACTCCGCGCTGGGATCCGCCCCGGGCCCCGACCTGACCCCCGAGATGTGCCACGGCTCGGCCGGGGAGCACGAGCTGCAACGGGAGTTGGGCACCGAGGAGCGCGCCGCACAGTTCTACCAGCGCCAGGTCCGGCCCTACCTCACCCAGCAGATGCGGGAGTTCGTGGCCCGGCAGACCATGGTCTTCCTGGCCACCGCGGACGGCCACGGCGCCTGCGACGCCAGCTTCCGGGCCGGCCCGCCCGGCTTCGTCCAGGTGCTGGACGCGCACACCCTGGCCTACCCCGAGTACCGGGGCAACGGCGTGATGGCGAGCGCCGGCAACATCGCCGAGAACCCCCATCTCGGGCTGCTCTTCGTAGACTTCACCGGCGACCGGATCGGGCTGCACATCAACGGCACCGCCCAGCTGCGCCCCGACGCCGCGCTGCGCACCGCCTACCCGGAGCTGCCGCTGGAGACCGCACCCGGCCGCAAGGCCGAGTTCTGGATCCGGCTCTCGGTGGACGAGGCCTACATCCACTGCTCCAAGCACATCCCGCACCTGCAACCGGTCACCCCGGGCACCCGGATGCGCCGCGAACGGCCCAAGGATCCGGACTACTTCACCGGGGCGCCGGTCCCGCAGCCCGCACCGGTCGACCTCACGCCCTTCGAGCCCGCGCCCGCTCCGGTGGAGCCGCAGGCGCCGCAGACCCCGCCGACCCCGTCCTGGGGCCGGCGGCCCGCCGAGGCCGCCCGGCACAGCTGGCGGCGGGTGCGGCGGCGCGAGGTCTGA
- a CDS encoding globin domain-containing protein translates to MKFRATRPTGGLALATRPQPAQHAAPEPLVTKRQIELVRATVAAVEPCAADLPRFFYTLLFERHPQVRELFPIRMEVQQDRLLRALLMIVDLVDDPDNLARFCSDLGRDHRKFGTVTAHYGAVGECLLATLAHFAGPAWTLETAEAWTTAYNVAAQAMDQAAIEDAKHRPAVWQAQITGHRRRAHNLAEITVQPDQAYPYRGGQFVSMTTPWWPRTWRYYSPAHAARRDNSITFLVRAVTGGRVSNALVRQAETGDVVTLGPPLGDLALDPHSPRPVVCVAGGTGLATARALIEQAVLDGTRRPIDLYVGARTLEELYSLDDLHQLARRHGWLAVRATVADELTTGSGAQLLNTMAQHGPWPEHDAYLAGPASLVVAAARVLQRGGIPLERLHHDPFVSLDQVDHS, encoded by the coding sequence GTGAAGTTCCGTGCCACCCGTCCGACCGGCGGTCTCGCCCTGGCGACCCGCCCCCAGCCCGCGCAGCACGCCGCACCGGAACCCTTGGTGACGAAGCGCCAGATCGAACTGGTGCGCGCCACGGTGGCCGCCGTGGAACCCTGCGCGGCCGACCTGCCGCGGTTCTTCTACACCCTGCTCTTCGAACGCCACCCACAGGTCCGCGAGCTCTTCCCGATCCGGATGGAAGTCCAGCAGGACCGCCTGCTGCGCGCCCTGCTGATGATCGTGGACCTGGTGGACGACCCGGACAACCTCGCCCGGTTCTGCTCCGACCTCGGCCGCGACCACCGCAAGTTCGGCACGGTGACGGCGCACTACGGCGCGGTGGGCGAGTGCCTGCTGGCCACCCTGGCGCACTTCGCCGGCCCGGCTTGGACCCTGGAGACCGCCGAGGCCTGGACCACCGCCTACAACGTGGCCGCCCAGGCCATGGACCAGGCCGCGATCGAGGACGCCAAGCACCGCCCGGCCGTCTGGCAGGCGCAGATCACCGGCCACCGCCGCCGCGCCCACAACCTGGCCGAGATCACCGTCCAGCCGGACCAGGCCTACCCCTACCGAGGCGGCCAGTTCGTCAGCATGACCACCCCCTGGTGGCCCCGCACCTGGCGCTACTACTCCCCCGCGCACGCGGCCCGCCGGGACAACAGCATCACCTTCCTGGTCCGCGCCGTCACCGGCGGCCGGGTCAGCAACGCCCTGGTCCGGCAGGCCGAGACCGGCGACGTCGTCACCCTCGGCCCACCGCTCGGCGACCTCGCGCTGGACCCGCACTCGCCGCGCCCGGTGGTCTGCGTGGCCGGCGGCACCGGCCTGGCCACCGCCCGGGCGCTGATCGAGCAGGCGGTGCTGGACGGCACCCGCCGCCCGATCGACCTCTACGTGGGCGCCCGCACCCTGGAGGAGCTCTACAGCCTGGACGACCTGCACCAACTGGCCCGCCGGCACGGCTGGCTGGCGGTGCGCGCCACGGTGGCCGACGAGCTCACCACCGGCAGCGGCGCCCAGCTGCTCAACACCATGGCCCAGCACGGCCCGTGGCCCGAGCACGACGCCTACCTGGCCGGCCCCGCCTCGCTCGTGGTGGCCGCCGCCCGGGTGCTGCAGCGCGGCGGCATCCCGCTGGAGCGGCTGCACCACGACCCGTTCGTCTCCCTCGACCAGGTGGACCACTCATGA